The Georgenia sp. TF02-10 genome window below encodes:
- the rsmI gene encoding 16S rRNA (cytidine(1402)-2'-O)-methyltransferase translates to MVPGVILLAATPIGDVADAPPRLRTALAEADVVAAEDTRRLRALAARLGVTVTGRLVSLHEHNEQTRAPEIVDAAAGGARVLVVSDAGMPSVSDPGYRLVRAATAAGVRVSVVPGPSAVLTALAISGLATDRFCFEGFLPRRPGERSRALAALAAEPRTMIFFEAPHRLAATLTDMAATFGPDRPAAVCRELTKTYEEVRRDGLGALATWADDGVRGEITVVVAGAPAVAPSVADHLEEVLDLVDAGARLKDAAGDVAARTGLSKRELYQAALDRRA, encoded by the coding sequence ATGGTCCCGGGCGTCATCCTCCTCGCCGCCACCCCCATCGGGGACGTCGCCGACGCGCCACCCCGGCTGCGCACCGCCCTGGCCGAGGCCGACGTCGTGGCGGCCGAGGACACCCGGCGCCTCCGGGCCCTGGCCGCCCGCCTCGGCGTCACCGTCACCGGCCGCCTGGTCAGCCTGCACGAGCACAACGAGCAGACGCGGGCCCCGGAGATCGTCGACGCGGCGGCCGGCGGCGCCCGGGTCCTCGTCGTCTCCGACGCCGGCATGCCCTCGGTCTCCGATCCGGGGTACCGGCTGGTGCGGGCGGCCACCGCCGCCGGCGTCCGGGTGAGCGTGGTGCCCGGGCCGTCCGCGGTGCTCACCGCGCTGGCGATCTCCGGCCTGGCCACCGACCGGTTCTGCTTCGAGGGGTTCCTGCCCCGCCGACCCGGGGAGCGCAGCCGCGCGCTCGCTGCTCTCGCCGCCGAGCCGCGGACGATGATCTTCTTCGAGGCCCCCCACCGCCTCGCCGCCACGCTCACCGACATGGCGGCCACCTTCGGCCCGGACCGGCCGGCGGCGGTGTGCCGGGAGCTGACCAAGACCTACGAGGAGGTCCGCCGCGACGGTCTCGGCGCGCTCGCCACGTGGGCCGACGACGGCGTCCGGGGCGAGATCACCGTCGTCGTCGCTGGTGCGCCGGCCGTGGCGCCGAGCGTCGCCGATCACCTCGAGGAGGTGCTCGACCTCGTCGACGCCGGCGCCCGCCTCAAGGACGCCGCCGGGGACGTCGCCGCCCGGACCGGGCTGAGCAAGCGCGAGCTGTACCAGGCGGCGCTGGACCGGCGGGCCTAG
- a CDS encoding isochorismatase family protein, with protein sequence MSTRALLLVDLQPTFCEGGALPTVGADAVARKAARYAAEHRSDYAAVVTTQDWHIDPGDHFSDTPDFVDSWPPHGVAGTAEAELHPALAGQTFDASVKKGQYAAAYSGFEGVDEDGRPLANILRERGIDAVDVVGLVESHCVKETALDAQRLGLRTRVLTDLTIPVSPELGAQARAEMSAAGVELAESVSPGAGRAG encoded by the coding sequence ATGAGCACCCGTGCCCTGCTCCTCGTGGACCTCCAGCCCACCTTTTGCGAGGGCGGCGCCCTGCCGACCGTCGGTGCCGACGCCGTCGCCCGCAAGGCCGCCCGCTACGCGGCCGAGCACCGCTCGGACTACGCCGCGGTGGTGACGACCCAGGACTGGCACATCGACCCGGGCGACCACTTCTCCGACACCCCCGACTTCGTCGACTCCTGGCCCCCGCACGGCGTGGCCGGGACCGCGGAGGCCGAGCTCCACCCGGCGCTGGCCGGGCAGACCTTCGACGCCTCGGTCAAGAAGGGCCAGTACGCGGCCGCCTACTCCGGGTTCGAGGGGGTCGACGAGGACGGCCGCCCGCTCGCCAACATCCTGCGCGAGCGGGGCATCGATGCCGTCGACGTCGTCGGGCTGGTGGAGTCCCACTGCGTGAAGGAGACCGCGCTGGACGCCCAGCGCCTGGGCCTGCGAACCCGGGTCCTCACCGACCTCACCATCCCGGTGAGCCCGGAGCTGGGCGCGCAGGCCCGCGCCGAGATGTCCGCCGCCGGGGTCGAGCTGGCCGAGTCAGTGAGCCCCGGGGCCGGCCGGGCCGGCTAG
- a CDS encoding dolichyl-phosphate-mannose--protein mannosyltransferase, with translation MSTSRSAPTGDRQPAGAGEGRAPGDEVFVGEEPAASEGTCARQEPATNDQPPTEAELRTRLGLPARPGRPDPAARLWGWLGPLAVTVLAAVLRLVQLNHPGRLVFDETYYVKQAYSLLTLGYEGEWAEDSDAAFAAGDDSGLSTTADYVVHPAVGKWMIAIGLRLFGADNGLGWRFSAAVVGALSVLLLARVATRLFGSALLGTTAGLLLAVDGVHLTESRTALLDVFLSFWVLVGFWCVLHDRSATRAVLARRAAATARAPGAPHPWGPRTGPRWWLVAAGVALGLACGVKWSGIYAVAVFGLLVLGWDLAARRAVGARLWVGGGIFRGGLPAFVALVPTAALTYVLTWASWFAHPAAYRRQWASDLRAAGHEVPRDWLPDALNSWWEYHLTMWQFHNNLDADHPYQANPAGWLLQLRPTSFYWPDPAPPPSACGADKCVQAILSVGNPVLWWAAAVALLALVYLAVRRRDWRAWAVLAGYAAMYLPWLGYTHRTIFTFYTVAVVPYVVLCLTFVLGWAAGVVRPPVQGTRTTARGQADDLAAAAVPPSGGGTDVRSDAAGGEDVPPADGRAAPQGGAEVSPAMTGASAEAAPPARPGWRGRAQFLVSDDGDVRLGKRAWLLGAVVLAALAAAAFFWPVWTGETISYDAWRWRMWLPSWI, from the coding sequence GTGAGCACGTCCCGGTCCGCGCCCACCGGCGACCGGCAGCCGGCCGGCGCCGGCGAGGGGCGCGCCCCGGGCGATGAGGTCTTCGTCGGCGAGGAGCCCGCCGCCAGCGAAGGGACCTGTGCCCGCCAGGAGCCCGCCACCAACGACCAGCCGCCCACCGAGGCCGAGCTCCGCACCCGCCTCGGCCTGCCCGCCCGGCCCGGCCGGCCCGACCCGGCGGCCCGGCTATGGGGGTGGCTCGGGCCGCTGGCGGTGACGGTGCTCGCGGCGGTCCTGCGGCTCGTGCAGCTGAACCACCCCGGCCGCCTCGTCTTCGACGAGACCTACTACGTCAAGCAGGCGTACTCCCTGCTCACCCTGGGCTACGAGGGCGAGTGGGCCGAGGACAGCGACGCCGCCTTCGCCGCCGGGGACGACTCCGGCCTGTCCACCACCGCCGACTACGTCGTCCACCCGGCGGTCGGCAAGTGGATGATCGCCATCGGGTTGCGCCTGTTCGGGGCGGACAACGGGCTGGGCTGGCGGTTCTCCGCGGCGGTCGTCGGCGCCCTGTCGGTGCTCCTGCTGGCCCGGGTGGCCACCCGGTTGTTCGGCTCGGCGCTGCTGGGCACCACCGCCGGTCTGCTGCTCGCCGTCGACGGGGTGCACCTGACCGAGTCGCGCACCGCGCTGCTGGACGTCTTCCTCAGCTTCTGGGTGCTGGTCGGCTTCTGGTGCGTGCTGCACGACCGCTCCGCCACCCGCGCGGTGCTGGCGCGCCGCGCCGCCGCCACGGCCCGCGCCCCCGGCGCGCCCCACCCGTGGGGGCCGCGCACCGGTCCCCGCTGGTGGCTGGTCGCGGCCGGCGTCGCCCTGGGCCTGGCCTGCGGGGTGAAGTGGTCCGGGATCTACGCCGTCGCCGTCTTCGGCCTGCTCGTCCTGGGCTGGGACCTCGCCGCCCGCCGGGCGGTGGGGGCGCGGCTGTGGGTGGGCGGCGGCATCTTCCGCGGCGGGCTGCCGGCCTTCGTCGCGCTCGTCCCGACGGCGGCGCTCACCTACGTCCTGACCTGGGCCTCGTGGTTCGCCCACCCGGCCGCCTACCGCCGACAGTGGGCGTCGGACCTGCGCGCGGCGGGGCACGAGGTGCCCCGCGACTGGCTGCCCGACGCGCTGAACTCCTGGTGGGAGTACCACCTGACGATGTGGCAGTTCCACAACAACCTCGACGCCGACCACCCCTACCAGGCGAACCCGGCCGGCTGGCTGCTGCAGCTGCGCCCGACCTCCTTCTACTGGCCCGACCCCGCGCCGCCGCCCAGCGCGTGCGGGGCGGACAAGTGCGTCCAGGCGATCCTGTCCGTGGGCAACCCGGTGCTCTGGTGGGCCGCCGCGGTGGCCCTGCTGGCGCTGGTGTACCTCGCGGTGCGCCGCCGGGACTGGCGGGCCTGGGCGGTGCTGGCCGGGTACGCCGCGATGTACCTGCCCTGGCTGGGCTACACGCACCGGACGATCTTCACCTTCTACACGGTGGCGGTCGTGCCGTACGTGGTGCTCTGCCTGACGTTCGTGCTCGGCTGGGCGGCGGGGGTCGTCCGGCCACCGGTGCAGGGAACGCGGACAACGGCGCGCGGCCAGGCGGACGACTTGGCCGCAGCTGCGGTCCCGCCCAGTGGCGGCGGCACGGATGTCCGCTCCGACGCCGCCGGCGGCGAGGACGTTCCGCCGGCCGATGGTCGCGCGGCCCCGCAGGGCGGAGCCGAGGTCTCGCCGGCGATGACCGGTGCCTCCGCCGAAGCGGCACCCCCGGCCCGCCCCGGCTGGCGCGGTCGGGCCCAGTTCCTGGTCTCCGACGACGGCGACGTCCGGCTCGGCAAGCGCGCCTGGCTGCTCGGCGCAGTCGTCCTCGCGGCGCTCGCCGCCGCGGCGTTCTTCTGGCCGGTGTGGACGGGTGAGACGATCAGCTACGACGCCTGGCGGTGGCGCATGTGGCTGCCGTCCTGGATCTGA
- a CDS encoding TetR/AcrR family transcriptional regulator, with amino-acid sequence MTLTKARVLDAAIELLGTGGLRALTHARVDEQADLPRGSTSNYFRTRLALVTGVVDRIVELERPPVGTAFAPPASPEELVDSLCDLLDLLTGPRRTQTTARLVLFMEASHDPALRATVSAPREAMIGSVVVAMAALGATEPVTAAAAVVACFEGLLLHRIARHDPSDPRPVLETVVRARLGPPAG; translated from the coding sequence GTGACCCTGACGAAAGCCCGCGTCCTCGATGCCGCGATCGAGCTCCTCGGCACCGGCGGCCTCCGCGCCCTCACGCACGCCCGAGTCGACGAGCAGGCGGACCTGCCGAGGGGGTCGACGTCGAACTACTTCCGCACCCGCCTCGCCCTCGTAACCGGCGTGGTTGACCGGATCGTCGAGCTCGAGCGGCCGCCCGTCGGCACCGCGTTCGCCCCGCCCGCGTCGCCGGAGGAGCTCGTCGACAGCCTGTGCGACCTCCTCGACCTCCTGACCGGCCCGCGCCGCACCCAGACCACGGCGCGCCTGGTCCTGTTCATGGAGGCGAGCCACGACCCCGCGCTCCGCGCGACGGTCTCGGCGCCCCGGGAGGCCATGATCGGTTCTGTCGTCGTCGCGATGGCCGCCCTCGGCGCCACCGAGCCGGTCACCGCAGCCGCGGCCGTCGTCGCCTGCTTCGAGGGGCTGCTGCTGCACCGCATCGCCCGACACGACCCGAGCGACCCGCGGCCCGTGCTCGAGACCGTCGTGCGGGCCCGGCTCGGGCCGCCGGCGGGGTAG
- a CDS encoding SDR family oxidoreductase has translation MTVRGARVLVTGASRGLGRLFTERAAREGAAEVLLWGRDAAALAEVRGHLPGPTAARTAVVDLADSAALDAAAAEVLAGGPPDVVVNNAGTITGNTYFWETDPDDAARTLEVNTLAPMRLLARLLPAMLVPDRPRRILNVASAAGLLPNPRMSVYAASKAATYSWSDTLRMELAQAGHAHLRVTTALPSFIDTGMFAGAGGVRLSPTLAPERVVDQAWRAMLAGRAQVVAPPSVHLARALRGLLPPPAWDALARAMGISRSMEGFTGRG, from the coding sequence ATGACCGTGCGCGGCGCCCGGGTGCTGGTCACCGGGGCGAGCCGCGGCCTGGGCCGGCTGTTCACCGAGCGCGCCGCCCGCGAGGGCGCCGCCGAGGTGCTGCTGTGGGGCCGCGACGCGGCGGCGCTCGCCGAGGTGCGCGGCCACCTCCCTGGCCCGACGGCGGCGCGCACCGCCGTCGTCGACCTCGCCGACAGCGCCGCGCTGGACGCCGCCGCGGCCGAGGTGCTCGCCGGCGGCCCGCCGGACGTCGTCGTGAACAACGCCGGGACCATCACCGGCAACACCTACTTCTGGGAGACCGACCCGGACGACGCCGCCCGCACGCTCGAGGTCAACACGCTCGCACCGATGCGGCTGCTCGCGCGGCTGCTGCCGGCGATGCTGGTGCCGGACCGGCCGCGGCGGATCCTCAACGTCGCCTCGGCGGCCGGGCTCCTGCCGAACCCGCGGATGTCGGTGTACGCGGCGTCGAAGGCGGCGACGTACAGCTGGTCGGACACCCTGCGGATGGAGCTCGCCCAGGCGGGGCACGCCCACCTCCGGGTGACGACCGCCCTGCCGTCCTTCATCGACACCGGGATGTTCGCTGGCGCCGGCGGGGTGCGGCTGAGCCCGACGCTGGCCCCGGAGCGGGTGGTGGACCAGGCGTGGCGGGCGATGCTCGCCGGCCGAGCGCAGGTGGTGGCCCCGCCGTCGGTGCACCTGGCGCGGGCGCTGCGCGGGCTGCTGCCGCCGCCCGCGTGGGACGCCCTCGCCCGGGCCATGGGGATCAGCCGGTCGATGGAGGGCTTCACCGGCCGTGGCTGA
- the metG gene encoding methionine--tRNA ligase, which produces MRILSAVAWPYANGPRHIGHVAGFGVPSDVFSRYMRMAGHEVLMVSGTDEHGTPILVAADAAGVSAKELADRNNRVIVEDLAALGLSYDLFTRTTTRNHYAVVQEMFRTVRDNGYMVERTTESAISPSTGRTLPDRYIEGTCPICGYPEARGDQCDNCGNQLDPTDLIDPRSKINGETPEFVQTTQYFLDLPALAGALGAWLDERAAAGTWRPNVIKFSQHILQEIRPRAMTRDIDWGIPVPGWEDQPTKRLYVWFDAVVGYLSASIEWARRTGDGEAWRRWWNDGEALSYYFMGKDNIVFHSQIWPAELLGYNGQGERGGRPGTYGTLNLPTEVVSSEFLTMEGRQFSSSRGVVIYVRDVLQRYQPDALRYFISAAGPENQDADFTWAEFVRRTNGELVAGWGNLVNRTASMIAKTFGQIPAPGPLEDLDTALLAAVRDGFGAVGGLIGQHRQRAALAEAMRLVGEANTYVTRTEPFKLKAPEQRERLATVLHTLAQAVTDLNVMLSPFLPHSANAVDRVLGGPGRVAPLPRIEEVADLDGGDPYPIITGSYHHGAGGYPGWGPRPVAPGTPVGRPTPVFTKLDEDVVESELARLRGDA; this is translated from the coding sequence ATGCGCATCCTCTCCGCCGTAGCCTGGCCGTACGCCAACGGGCCGCGGCACATCGGCCACGTCGCCGGCTTCGGCGTGCCCTCCGACGTCTTCTCCCGCTACATGCGGATGGCCGGGCACGAGGTCCTGATGGTCTCCGGCACCGACGAGCACGGCACCCCGATCCTCGTCGCCGCCGACGCCGCCGGCGTCAGCGCCAAGGAGCTCGCGGACCGGAACAACCGGGTCATCGTCGAGGACCTCGCCGCCCTCGGGCTGAGCTACGACCTGTTCACCCGGACGACGACGCGCAACCACTACGCCGTCGTGCAGGAGATGTTCCGCACCGTCCGGGACAACGGGTACATGGTCGAGCGGACCACCGAGTCCGCGATCAGCCCCTCGACCGGACGCACCCTCCCCGACCGGTACATCGAGGGCACCTGCCCGATCTGCGGCTACCCCGAGGCGCGCGGGGACCAGTGCGACAACTGCGGCAACCAGCTCGACCCCACCGACCTGATCGACCCGCGCAGCAAGATCAACGGGGAGACCCCGGAGTTCGTCCAGACCACCCAGTACTTCCTGGACCTGCCCGCGCTCGCCGGCGCGCTGGGGGCATGGCTGGACGAGCGCGCGGCCGCGGGCACCTGGCGGCCCAACGTCATCAAGTTCTCCCAGCACATCCTCCAGGAGATCCGGCCGCGGGCGATGACCCGGGACATCGACTGGGGCATCCCGGTGCCCGGCTGGGAGGACCAGCCGACCAAGCGGCTGTACGTGTGGTTCGACGCCGTCGTCGGCTACCTGTCCGCCTCGATCGAGTGGGCCCGGCGCACCGGCGACGGCGAGGCGTGGCGGCGGTGGTGGAACGACGGCGAGGCGCTGTCCTACTACTTCATGGGCAAGGACAACATCGTCTTCCACTCCCAGATCTGGCCGGCCGAGCTGCTCGGGTACAACGGCCAGGGCGAGCGCGGCGGCCGGCCCGGCACCTACGGCACGCTGAACCTGCCCACCGAGGTCGTCTCCAGCGAGTTCCTCACCATGGAGGGCCGGCAGTTCTCCTCCTCGCGCGGCGTCGTCATCTACGTCCGGGACGTCCTGCAGCGCTACCAGCCCGACGCGCTGCGCTACTTCATCTCCGCCGCCGGACCGGAGAACCAGGACGCCGACTTCACCTGGGCGGAGTTCGTCCGGCGCACCAACGGCGAGCTCGTCGCCGGGTGGGGCAACCTGGTCAACCGGACGGCGTCGATGATCGCCAAGACCTTTGGGCAGATCCCGGCCCCGGGCCCGCTCGAGGACCTCGACACCGCCCTGCTGGCGGCGGTCCGGGACGGGTTCGGCGCCGTCGGCGGGCTCATCGGCCAGCACCGCCAGCGGGCCGCCCTCGCCGAGGCGATGCGCCTGGTCGGCGAGGCCAACACCTACGTCACCCGCACCGAGCCGTTCAAGCTCAAGGCCCCCGAGCAGCGCGAGCGCCTGGCGACCGTCCTGCACACCCTCGCCCAGGCCGTCACCGACCTCAACGTCATGCTCAGCCCGTTCCTGCCGCACTCGGCCAACGCCGTCGACCGGGTCCTCGGTGGCCCCGGCCGGGTCGCGCCGCTGCCGCGGATCGAGGAGGTGGCCGACCTCGACGGCGGCGACCCGTACCCGATCATCACCGGCAGCTACCACCACGGCGCGGGCGGCTACCCGGGGTGGGGGCCGCGGCCGGTCGCGCCGGGCACGCCGGTGGGCCGGCCGACGCCGGTGTTCACCAAGCTCGACGAGGACGTGGTCGAGTCCGAGCTCGCCCGGCTGCGCGGGGACGCCTGA